In the genome of Daucus carota subsp. sativus chromosome 9, DH1 v3.0, whole genome shotgun sequence, the window CATATTCGTGTATAGGAAGAGAAAGCACGTGTTCCAGTTCTGTACCAGATAGTGAGCAATTTTATCAAATGTACCTAActtcattttatttaataataaatttgcttgaaaacttaaaattttctggTTCAACTTTATATCAAGTCATACTACTAAACTCGATTCATCTGGGAATAGGTTATGTGATAACATTTTTAATTCAACTGGTTTGAAAGAAGAAATAATTCGGCATCATAGAAGAAGTTGGTCGAAAAAGGGTACATTATCACGTCAACCTCAGACCATTTTGACAGAAAGAGCTGATGTATTAAAATGTATCCGATATGATATTTATGTGATAGGATAACGTATCTTTTTAGTTAAATGAGCAATATAcgcttttctttttttttttctttttcattataTCATATGTTCACATCTATTTTAGAgataaaatgttatatttttaaaacaaaaaaaatgacagtatatatttgtaataaaatcGGAAAGATCATATAActgcaaatatttatattttcttttttgtaaaaGTGGCAATCTCCCAAAATTTTAATGCAACTTCTATACAGCTCTTCATAAAATTTCAACTCTTGAGGCCTATCAGAGGACTTCCCTTGTGATATTCTTCACAGTTTTCCGAATCTTAGAGTTGCTCTAGTACATTTACAACTTGGTTTGCATCAGGTCTTGATTTTGGATTCAGAGAAAGGCATTTAAGAGTGAGGGAAGAAACTCTCAGTGCTGCATCCACTGTATATTGACCTTGGATGTCTGCATCTATGACATCCATAATTTGAAACTCACTGGTAATGTACAGGTCATGTTGCCCTGTTAGAAGGGCCTGCTTGCTCGTATGATCAGCGTCACTCACATTGGTAACAGGATCATGTTCGTGTTTAAGAATCTCGAATACAGATTTTCCTGTCAAAATTTCCACCAGAACACCTCCAAAGCTGAATATATCGCTTTTCATTGATTGATGACCTTCACAATAAGAGATTGGCTTGGAATTAGAAGAGCTATAAACGAGATTAAGAGAATGAGAATATGTGAGTGAAACAAGTTATAAGTAAGCATGTGCATGATGAATATGGTTTCTCAATTAATAATATTGACGCGAGCAGAGCAGATTTCAAGCCATCATGATAATAACTGAGGCCATGGATAAAAAATGTGAATCAATTTTGTTAAGGATAATTTCAACATATCTGCATTAAGTTGAACCTGTTTGGGCAATTTATTATGTTAAACAATAACCTGTTTCAACATATTCTGGAGCCATGTAACTATTTGTTCCCCGAATAGTTGTAGCAGAGACATGGGTTCTTTCAGGTTCTGGTCCGTCTTTTGCAAACTCAAAACCTGAGAGCTTTGCGTTAAATTTCTGTCAATTAGTAATAaaaaggttggtaagtaaatgcTGTAATTAAAATGGGAACACTAGATAACACTAAATTTTAACAGTCCAATGGTTTCACATACGGAATCAATTAGTATATTTCCTGTGTGGATATCACCGTGAACAACATATGCTTCTGGACTGTGAAGATATGCAAGAGCCTTTGCTGCACCAAGAGCAATACTTAGACGAAGATTCCAGGAGAGTGGTTGAAAGTAAGAAACCCCTGTTTCAATTGAATCCGGTAGCTACATCACAAAtcagttgatatcacaagcatatattacaaaatataggtctcatgattaaattttaaaactgcCATGGCTCATAACTTCTGAAATGTTGCAGTAAATAAGAGTGGTTCCTTTGCAACACCATAGCATAGTTTCTGGTTTGTCAGTAAGAGAAATTTAATTTGGCTTGAGCTAATAAGATGGAGAAACTCACTCTTAGATAAATAGTCTCTTAAGCTTCTCTGAGGCATGAAGCCATGATATACAAGAAGTCGATGCTTCTTCTTTAAGCAGTAGCCTATCAATTTCACAAGATTAGGATGACAAAGTCTCCCCAGAATATTGATTTCATTCTGTGTCAAAGAGGTAACAAAGGTAACTCAGCCAGGTTAGTTAAAATTCGAACCAGCCAGTAATTCAGTCAGCTTAATGAAAAAGTTGGTACACAAAAAATAACAGGGAAAAAGCAGGGTATATAGTTAAAAGTTAATACTAACCAGCCAGTACTGCTCGTTACAGTTGGCATCATTGCGATCTGTCATCACCTTTACTGCAATACCCCGAACTTCAGTACCCAGTTTTGCTGCAGTGTTCTCATCAACCAAGCCGTTGTAAATAGGACCAGAAACAACATGGCCGACTTTACTGTTAGGATGGAAGTTGCTGGTAGCTATATTCAGATCATTGGGCGTGTAATGCTTTAAATTTGATGACTGTGGGATGACTGGCAGTGAaccatttttttaatctttattgaCTGCAAAAGGTTAATAAACTCATAAAACTGAATACTATAATCATTGCTAACTAAGGAGAACAAACCGTTATTGCAACAGGTTCTTGTCATATACTCATATAGACGGAGAGAAATAAAACTGTAGTGCATTTAAACTCTGGTAAATGCATGATCAGAAAAAACTGGTTTCTACTTTTAAACATTTAGACTGCTAAAATGACTGTTATGGCTTGCTCGGCTGCATAAAGTGAACCTGAAATTTCAGCAATGactaaaatatatcaattcCTAGTTCGACTCCGCTTTTAAGCTCATACCTTTTAATTACCAATAGTTAAGctcaataatttaatttatatattaggcCCCAATCTTATGAAGTAAGCCCTCATTACAAATATCTCACTTAACCCATCACAGAAGGGGATTGCAGAGGAAGAGAATGAAGGTGGCCGGAAAAGTAAAGGCCCTGCTATGAAGAAGGGGTCACAGACTCACAACTGTTATCAACATGTGCTCATGTGCACTAGTACTATAACCTCCATTGTTATTTATGGGTAAGGTCAATTCCAAGAAATCTATATACTCATTCACACATTTGTATCTGCTGAGACTAAAAATCCTCCAGATTTTCCTACAAGTGAGGGATATCTACAAGGGTAAGCCTAGCAGATATGAGATAACCTTCATTTTTGTAATGTTTTCTACTACATAAAGGAAGATTCTTGTTTGGAGAATTTACAAAATTGGGTTGTGGATTGATAACTTGCTATCTCAATATCTTAAGTCTTAATAATGTTAACAAAGTTAATTTTACCTGACATGGCCCCGGCTGTAGCCGTAAGAAATGCAACAAATCTTTTTAGAGCAGAAGACTGTTTTTTCTGATGCCTGCTATTAGAAACATTCACCATTTCCTTTTCGGAATTTTCATACTTAGCCTCAGGTCCTGATAAATCTATGTCTTCATGATCGTCATCACTAGTCATAACCTCGGGTAAATAATATTCAGTACTCTTTTCCTGCAGTGCCAAGGCAGATTCTAGACCGACCACAATCTCAGCCATAGTGGGACGATGCTTAGGTCCAAAATGTAAACATTGGATTGCGACTTTTACATAAGCCTCTAGAGAATCAGAAAAGACATCCCCCTTTATTCTGTGATCAATTATCTGACCCAATATTCCTTCTTTGAAGCAGTGTTGCGCCCATCCAGCCAAACCCCTTTGCTCTTCACTGCGAGTCCTGTCCACTGCTGGCCTTCCACAAAAAACCTCAAACAGCACCACACCAAAGGAATACACATCTGATCTCCACGTCAGTCTATGAGTTAAAAAATAATACGGATCAAAATAACCATAGGTGCCTTTGACATGAGTACTTACAAATGTAGTTGCCTGATTTGCTAGACTTGTTTTAGATAATCCAAAATCCGAAATTTTAGCTTCCAGATTATCATCCAGCAGAATGTTCGTGGTCTTTACATCACGGTGTATAATTCTTTGCTTAATGCCTGTACCCGTGTGAAGGTAATGCAGTCCACGTGCTGCTCCGATGCAAATCTTGAGGCGCTGAACCCATGACAGTGATGGCCGAGATTTATACAGATGATCAGCTAATGTG includes:
- the LOC108201820 gene encoding probable serine/threonine-protein kinase PBL11, coding for MTDRNDANCNEQYWLNEINILGRLCHPNLVKLIGYCLKKKHRLLVYHGFMPQRSLRDYLSKRVSYFQPLSWNLRLSIALGAAKALAYLHSPEAYVVHGDIHTGNILIDSKFNAKLSGFEFAKDGPEPERTHVSATTIRGTNSYMAPEYVETGHQSMKSDIFSFGGVLVEILTGKSVFEILKHEHDPVTNVSDADHTSKQALLTGQHDLYITSEFQIMDVIDADIQGQYTVDAALRVSSLTLKCLSLNPKSRPDANQVVNVLEQL
- the LOC108201817 gene encoding receptor-like protein kinase FERONIA isoform X2 gives rise to the protein MTQDLEFLFGYTNIIVNGVIILITILSCVVYKFRQDQEAEFVEENQGLLSLSLQGLCHRFSLDQMQKATSNFCDELVIGEGGFGKVYKGTFENGPTVVAIKRLQSMSRQGSTEFRTEIEMLSQLRHSHLVSLIGYCDEGHEMILVYEFMSGGTLADHLYKSRPSLSWVQRLKICIGAARGLHYLHTGTGIKQRIIHRDVKTTNILLDDNLEAKISDFGLSKTSLANQATTFVSTHVKGTYGYFDPYYFLTHRLTWRSDVYSFGVVLFEVFCGRPAVDRTRSEEQRGLAGWAQHCFKEGILGQIIDHRIKGDVFSDSLEAYVKVAIQCLHFGPKHRPTMAEIVVGLESALALQEKSTEYYLPEVMTSDDDHEDIDLSGPEAKYENSEKEMVNVSNSRHQKKQSSALKRFVAFLTATAGAMSVNKD
- the LOC108201817 gene encoding receptor-like protein kinase FERONIA isoform X1; protein product: MFCWASLGLKPAQVFLQLWYKFTMTQDLEFLFGYTNIIVNGVIILITILSCVVYKFRQDQEAEFVEENQGLLSLSLQGLCHRFSLDQMQKATSNFCDELVIGEGGFGKVYKGTFENGPTVVAIKRLQSMSRQGSTEFRTEIEMLSQLRHSHLVSLIGYCDEGHEMILVYEFMSGGTLADHLYKSRPSLSWVQRLKICIGAARGLHYLHTGTGIKQRIIHRDVKTTNILLDDNLEAKISDFGLSKTSLANQATTFVSTHVKGTYGYFDPYYFLTHRLTWRSDVYSFGVVLFEVFCGRPAVDRTRSEEQRGLAGWAQHCFKEGILGQIIDHRIKGDVFSDSLEAYVKVAIQCLHFGPKHRPTMAEIVVGLESALALQEKSTEYYLPEVMTSDDDHEDIDLSGPEAKYENSEKEMVNVSNSRHQKKQSSALKRFVAFLTATAGAMSVNKD